The following is a genomic window from Hymenobacter chitinivorans DSM 11115.
CCTGGACGCGGCCTACAAGACCAACTCCTCGAACTACGAGCTGTGGCAGGGCCGGGGCTTTCTGCTGATTGCCGACATCTACACCGCCCAGGGGGAAACCTTCCAGGCCAAGGCCACGCTGAACTCCATCATCGAGAATAAATTCCCGGTGGCCGAAGTCATCGAAGGCGCCAAGCAGCGTTTGGCAGCCTTGTCGACGGAGGCGGGCGGCACGGGTACCACGGGCGGGGGCAAAACCCCGCCGGCCAAGACCCCGACTACCCCGAAAACGCCGGCTGGCAAAACCGGCGCGGCCACGCCCAAAACCCCGACTACCAAGGGCAAAACGCCGGTGCGCAGCACGCTGCAGCCCACCGAAACCGCCCCGGCCGACTCCACCGCCATGCCCGAAGCCGGCAGCAAGGAGTAAGCCCGCCGCCCGTAACTCAATCTGACCGTCAACCCGGAGGATGCCCGGCCCCGGCCGCTTTCTTCCAGACCCCACTATATGACCCTTCGTTCCCCTAAAATGCTGCCCTTGGCGGTTCTGTTGGCCGCCGCGCCCGTGCTGGCGCAGGCCCAGAAGACCGGCAAGACAGGCGGCAAGATTGAAGACGCCGAAATCGAGATTGTAAAGGAGCGGGTCAACCAGCTGCCCGAAGCCACCCGCAACTTCGAGAAAATCAAGATTGACCCGCCGGCCAAGCAGGCCGCGCCCGTTACCTATACCTACCCCGATTTCCGCCTGCCCGCCGACCGACTTAACCCGGCGGTGCGCGTGTTGTCGATTCAGCAGGAGGAGCTGGCCCCGCAAACCGGCAACTACCTCAAGGGCGCCATCGGCAACTACGGCACGCTCTACGCCAAGGCCTACTTGCACAATACCCGCAGCGAAACGGCTTCCTACGGCCTCGACTTCAGTCATATTTCCTCGTCCTCGGGTCCGGTCGATAAGAAGAACTCGGGCTCCAGCCAGACCCGCCTGGGGTTGAGCGGCGAAACCTACAACGGCCCCGTGACCCTGGGTGCCAAGCTGGATTTGGGCCGGGAGCGGTACAACTTCTACGGCTACAACCAGGAGCGCCGCCGCCTGCCCCCGCCCACCGACAGCCTCAAGCAGGTATTTAAGCGGGCCGCGGCCAAGGTTTACATGCGCAACCAAAGCGCCGATGCGCCCTTCCAGTACGACTTTGGCCTGGGCTTCAACTACTGGGCCGACAACTTCAAGGCCTCGGAAAGCAACTTCAACGTCTCGTTGCGCTCGGGCTACGCCCTGAGCGAGAAAAGCCGGGTGGCCGTCAACGGCGACATCTCCCTGATTTCCTACAAGGACTCGCTTAAAACCAGCCGGCCCTTCCTGCAGATAACGCCGGCCTACGAGCTGACCCTGGACCGGCTGGCCTTGTCCATCGGGGCCACGCTGGGCTACACCGGCGACACCATCCGGCGGGCCTCGCAGTTCAACGTGTACCCGGCCATCCGTTTGGGCTACACCGTTACGGAAGATAAGTTCGTGGTCTTTGCCGGCCTGGGTGGGGCCTTGCAGCGCGTGACGATGTACGACCTGACCACCGAAAATCCCTGGCTGGCCCCCAATCAGCGGGTGGCCGACACCCACCGCGGGCCCACGGTTTACTTCGGCTTCAACTCGACGCCGGCCCGGGCTCTGTCGGTGAATGCCAAGGTGACGTTGGCCAACGACCGGAACCTGTACTTCTACAACAACAGCCGCCGCGACTCGACTAAGTTCGACTTGGTCTACGACAAAAAATCGACCCAGCTTATCAACGTCCACGGCGAATTGCTCTACAATGCCGCCGAGCAAGTGCGCATTGGTTTCAAGGCTGATTACAACGGCTACAAGACCCACTCCCTGGCCGAAGCCTTCCACCGCCCGGCCCTCCAGACAACCCTGTTTGGTACCTACAACATGTACGATAAGCTGCTGCTGGGTGCCGAGTTATACACCTATAGCTCCAGCTACGGTTCGGGCTACGTGCGCCGCCTCTCCAGTGGCCGCCCGGTGGGCGAAGTCGTGCGCCCCACCGACACGGTGGTGGACCTGAACTTGCGGGGTGATTACCGTATTATGGAAAATCTGTCCATATTTGCTCTAGGCAATAACTTGCTGGGCCGTAAGTACGAGCGTTTTCTGAACTATCCGGTGAAAGGATTCAACGTATTGGCGGGCGTAACGTATGATTTTTGAACATAATTGAGTTGATGCCCCAGCCGCAGATCAGCTAGTCCTGCCCCAAGGCCTCCAGGTCGTTCGTTCCGTTGGGTATCCCCCGCGGCAAACGGCCTGGAGGTCTTTTGCATACTTGGCCCTGCCGGTTCTCTGGCGCACGTCACCTAACCTTTGCCCAATGCAGCTCTCCGACCACATCCGCACCCTGCTCCGGGACCACGACTGCGTTATCATCCCCGATTTCGGCGGTCTGATTGCCGATTACGCCCCGGCCCAGGTGCACCCCGTGCGCCACACCCTGGCCCCCCCGGCCAAGCGCGTGGCCTTCAACCAGTCTTTGACCCGCAACGACGGGCTGCTGGTAGATGCCCTGAGCCGCTCGCTGAACCTGACCACGGCCCAGGCCCGCCTGCAGGTGCGCGACGCCGTAGCCCGCCTGCAAGCCGAGCTCGACCAGAGCCAGCGCACCGAGCTGCCCGGCGTGGGTATCTTCCGCCAGTCGGCCGGCCGGGGCCTGGAGTTTGAGTACACCGGCTCCCAGAACCTGCTCACGGCCAGCTACGGCCTGCCCGAGCTCGTATCGCGCCCCATCCGGGCCACCGACGCCCTGCTGGCCCGCGACCGGCAGCAGTCCGCGCCCATCTTAGCCGTCAGCCGTTCCCGCCGCGCGATGAAAACCTTCCGAATTGCCGCTACCCTGGTTATCACCGGCCTGATTCTGTCGGCCAACTACCAGTTTGCTTCTCAACTGGGCTACCTGCCCGAAAGCTGGAAAATAACCTCCAGCGAGGAGCAAACGGCCGCCCAGCCCGCCGTCGTGGAGGAAGAGCAAGCGGCCCCCGTAGCCCGGCAGCAGGCCGCCCTGGCCGCTCACGACTGGGACGATGAGACGCCGACAACCCGCGCCGCTGAGCCGGCAGCCCCGGCGGCTCCGGCGGTGGCCAAGCCGGCCGTCAGCAAGCCCAAGGCCGTAGCGACCAAGCCCGTGGTGAAAACGCCGGCTGCAACCAAGCCCGCCGTGGCCGTGTCCGTAGCCAAGCCGGCTGCCGTTAAGCCCGCCGTGGCCGCTGCCAGCGCCGGCACGACAATTAAAAGCCGTACGGGCCGTTCCTACGTTATTGTGGGGGCGTACAACACCCTGGCCCACGCCGAAAAGGGCCGCATGGCGCTGGTCAACCACGGCCACCGCAATGCCCGCATCGTAATGCCGGCCCCGGGCAGCCGCAAGTTCCGCCTCTCGGCCATCGACTACGCCAACAAGGCCGAGGCGCAAAAACAACTGCCGATGCTGCGCAAGCACTTAGGCTCTTCACTCTGGGTTCTCAATTACTAGCATGACCTCATTCCTGCTGCAGGTAACCACCGCCGCTACTACCGCCACCGATACCGCCGCCACCGCGGCCAACCAGGCCTCTGAAGCGGCCGCGGCCGCCGGTGGGCTCTCCCTGATTGATTTGATTTTGAAGGGGGGCTGGATCATGGTCCCGCTCTTTCTGCTCTCGTTCGTTTCGATTTACATCATCATTGAGCGTTACCTGACCATCCGCCGGGCCGCCGTCAATCCCGACTCGTTTATGGCCGGCATCCGCGGGCTGATGGTGAAAGGTGACCTGCAGGGCGCCAAAATGCTCTGCGCCCAAAATCCTTCGCCGCTGGCCCGGATGGTAGAAAAAGGCATCCGCCGCATCGGGCTGCCCCTGAAGGAGATTGAAAGCAGCGTCGAGAACGTGGGCAAGATCGAAGTGGCCCGCCTCGAGAAGAACATCAGCATTCTGGGCATTATCGCCGGTATTGCGCCCATGCTCGGTTTCGTCGGCACCATTATCGGCGTAATCAAGATTTTCTACGCTATTTCCACCACCGGCGACTTCGGCATCGCCCAGATTTCGGGCGGTTTGTACACCAAGATGGTCACCTCGGCCGCCGGCCTCATCGTCGGCATCATCGCCCACGTAGGCTACCACTGGCTCAGCATCATGGTCGAGCGTCTGATTTTCCGCATGGAAAACTCGGCCATCGAATTCATGGACATCCTTCAGGACAACTAGAGGTGAAATTGTGAGTTTGTGAAATGGTGAGTTGGCGTTCGATTTGCGCAACTCTGCGCAGTTTGCGCCACCAGAACAGCTAACTCACCATTTCACCATTTCACAAGTTCACCATTTCACCGCATGGACCTCAGCCGGCGCCGTAAGCTCTCCTCGCACGTCGAGACCAGCTCGATGAACGACATCATGTTCTTTCTGATGCTGTTCTTTCTGATCGTGAGCACCATGGTCAACCCCAACGTAATCAAGCTCATGCTGCCTAATGCCCGCTCGGGCAAGGCCGTCATGAAGGAAACCATCAACATCTCGGTGGATGCGGCCGGGCAGTACTTTCTGGACCGGCAGCCGGTGACGGCCGCCACCCTGGAAACGGCCCTGCAGCAGCGCATTGCCGGCCTCGAAGCCCCCACCGTGGTGCTGCGCGTCGACTCCTCGCTGAACGTGCAGAAGCTGGTCGACATCCTCGAAATCGGCAACCGGCTGAAAGTGAAGATGGTGATGGCCACCCAGGCTCAGCAGTCGGGCGGTAAGTAATTTTGATTGTGCGAATGTGGGGAATGTGCGAAATGAGCTATCCGCAATAGCCATTCGCACATTCCCCACATCGTTTGCGTTAGCACCTTGTGAAAGGTAATTTGTTCGTGGTTTTGGGCCGCCGCCAGCACCGTACTCAATACTGAGTTAGCCAGCGGCCAAAGACCTCAAACGAACCCCCAAAAACGAAGATCATGCCCATCGAATACCGCGAACAGCACCGCCGCGAGGCTATTATCGGCACGGTGGTTATCCACGCGCTGCTGATAGCCCTGTTCGTCTTCACCGTCTTCAAAGGCCCCGACCCACCGCTGCTGGGGTTGGGTGGCGACGGGGTGGAGCTCAACTACGGCATCGACGAGGCTGGCTCCGGCGACGTGCAAAGCAAGGCCCTGGCCAATGAGTCGCCGAACCGGGAGGACAGCCGCCCGCCGGCGTCTTCCCCCGACCCCGAGCCCCGGCCGGTGCAGCAGGCCGCCGAGCCCGTGCCCCAGGAAGCTACCGAAGATAAAATCGTGACCAGTGAAGCCGAGGAAAGCCCGGTGAAGCTGCCCCCGGTCGAAAAGCCCGCGCCCCGCAAGGAAGAGGTGAAAGAAGTGCCCAAGCCGGCGGAAAAGCCCCGCACGCTCTACACGCCCAAGGGCAGCGCCAACGGTGGCGGTAACGGCGAAAACGGCACCAGCAACGCGCCCACCGGCAACAACAACGGCGACAAGCCCGGCTCGGTCGGTGACCAGGGCAACCCCAACGGCTCCCTCGACGCCAAGGCCCTCTACGGGCAGCCCGGTAGTGGGGGCAGCGGCCTGAGCCCCGGCTCGGGCGGCCTGGAGATGTCCGGTTGGGCCTTCGTCTCCAAACCCGATGCCCCGGCCCTGGACAACACCTCGGGCTTTGTGCGCTTCAAAATCAAAATCAACTCCGACGGCGAGGTGGAGTCGGTGACCAAAGTATCGGGCAACGTGACGCCGGCCCAAGAGAAAGTCTGCCGCGACGCTCTGGAAAACGCCGACTTCCGCCGGACCAGCTCGGCTGCGGGCGGGGCCACGGGCTATTATACCTTCAAGATTACGGTGCGCTAACCAGCCGGTCAGGCGCAGAGTTCGGGCCCGCCGGTCGGATTATTCCGGCCGGCGGGTTTCTTTTGTAGTCTGGTAGGCCACCGTGGCCTCGTTTTTACTTTTGCGCCCCGCATGACTTACCCCGAAACCCTTGCCTACCTCTACGACCAGCTCCCGATGTTCCAGCGCGTGGGCGCGGCCGGTTTCAAGGCGGGACTGGGCAACACGCTAGCCTTGGCCGAGGCCCTGGGCCACCCCGAGCGGCAGTTCAAAGCCGTGCACGTGGCCGGTACCAACGGCAAGGGCAGTTCCTCCAATCTGCTGGCCGCCGCCCTGCAGGCGGCCGGCTACAAGGTCGGGCTCTACACCTCGCCCCACCTGCGCGAATTTACCGAGCGAATCAAGCTCAACGGCCAGGACCTGGACCCCGACTACCTGGTGCAGTGGGTGGCGAAGTGGCGGCCCTTGTTCGAGCAGATCCAGCCGTCGTTCTTCGAAATGTGCGTGGCCCTGGCCTACTCGTACTTTGCCGAGCAGCAGGTCGATATTGCCGTGGTGGAAGTGGGGCTGGGCGGCCGCCTGGACTCGACCAACATCATTACCCCGCTGGTGTCGTTGATTACCAACATCAGCTTTGACCATCAGAACCTGCTGGGTGACACGCTGCCGCTGATTGCGGCCGAAAAAGCCGGCATCATCAAGCCCGGCGTGCCCGCCATCGTCAGCCAGACCCAGGCTGAGGTGCAGGCTGTATTCGAGCACAAAGCCCGGGAAGTGGGCGCCCCGCTGCAATTTGCCGACGCGCGCTACCAAACGGCCCTGGCCCAACCACCGGCTCCGGATGCCGAAACCCAACTATTGACCGTTACCAACTCCCGCACGGCCGAAGTCCAAACGCTTGAAGTGGGGCTGGTGGGCGACTACCAGCGCCTGAACGTGCCCGGGGTGCTGGCCGTGCTCGACGAGCTGCGCCGGCAGGGCTTTACCATTCCCGAAACGGCCGTGCAGCAAGGCCTGCGCGACGTGCGCCGCCTCACCGGCTTCCGGGGCCGCTGGACGATTCTGGGCCGCCAGCCGCTGCTGATTTGCGACACGGGTCACAACGAGGCCGGCATCCGCTTCATTACCGCCCAGCTGGCCCGCTTGCCCTACCGGCAGCTCCACTTCGTGCTCGGCACCGTCAACGACAAGGACGTGACCAAGATGCTGGCCCTGCTGCCAACGGCGGCAACCTATTACTTTTGCCAGGCCAACATCCCGCGGGCCCTGCCCGCCACCGAGCTGGCCGAGCGGGCCGCGGCCCTGGGGCTGCACGGTGCCGTGTACGGCCCGGTCCCCGCGGCCGTGGCCGCCGCCCGCGCCGCCGCCGCTCCCGACGACGTGGTGTTTATCGGGGGCAGCACGTTCGTGGTGGCCGAAATTGAAGAACTGTATTGAAGAGTAACCAACCAGCATGGGTCGAATTAAACTAAAGCGCTTCTCGGACAATGCCGAGCGGCCGGATATTGTGGAACCGGGCAAAGCCACCTACCAGCAGCTGGTGGGCCGCTGGAAATCGGAGTTTTTCAAAAACGACAACCCCATTACGCTCGAAGTGGGTTGCGGCAAGGGCGACTACACCGTGGGCCTGGCCGCCCGCTACCCCGAGCGTAACTTTCTGGGGCTCGACATCAAAGGGGACCGGATCTGGATTGGCAGCACTAAGGCCGAGGCCCTGGGGCTGACCAACGTGGGCTTCGTGCGCATGCGGGCCCTGGACTTGCTCGACCATTTCGGACCCGGGGAGCTCAGCGAAATCTGGATTACGTTTCCCGACCCGCGGCCCCGCCTCGGCGATGCCAAGCGCCGCCTCACGGCCCCGCGCTTTTTGGACCGCTACCAGCAGATTCTGCAGCCCGGCGGCCTGGTTCACCTCAAAACCGACGACGAAGCCCTGTTCGACTACTCGCTGGAAACGGTGCAGCAGCGCCCCGGGGCCACCGTGCTGGCCCACACCAAGGATTTGTACGCCTCGGCCGAGCTGCTGCCCCACGCCGAGGACATCCAGACCCACTACGAAAAGCGCTTCCGGGCCGAGGGTATTCCCATTAAATACCTGCAATTTCGGCTGAGCTAACCTGCGCCCCCATGTCGCACCCGCCGCTGCCGCCGATTCCAACTATCCACTTGTTTCCGGTGCTGGACCAGCATCTGCTCGAGCTGCTGGCCTCGCTGAGTCCGGCGCAGTGGGAACTGCCCACGCTGGCCCCGCAGTGGCGGGTGCGCGACGTGGCCCTGCACTTGCTCGACGGCAATTTGCGCACCTTGTCCATGCTGCGCGACGGCTACTTTGGCCAGCAGCCCGGCGGGTTTTCCTACGGCGAAATCGTGGCCTTTCTCAACCAGCTCAACGCCGACTGGGTACGGGCCGGACAGAGGCTGAGTCCGGGCGTGATTCGGTGGCTGCTGGCAGTGTCGGGGCCGGAGTACTGCCGCTACCTGGCCGGCCTCGACCCGTGGGCGCCGGCGGCCTTTGCCGTGGCCTGGGCCGGGGAAGCCGAGTCGCCCAACTGGTTTCACATTGCCCGCGACTACACCGAAAAGTGGCACCACCAGCAGCAGATCCGCCAGGCGGTTGGGCAGGAGCAGCCCCTGCTAAGCCGGGAGCTGTACCAGCCGTTTCTGGCCACCTGCCTGCGGGCCTTGCCTTACCACTACCGCAGCGTGCCGGCCGCGCCCGGGCAGGTCGTGGCCTTTACCATCACCGGCGAGGCGCAGAAAACGTGGTATCTGCGGCGCGCCGTGAATGCTTGGGAACTGGAGCAGCAGTATTCGGGCCCGTTATCGGCCTCTGTTACCATCGACGGCGCCGTGGCCTGGCGTTTGTTTACCAAGAGCCTGCCCCGGGAAGTGGCCCAGGCTTACATGCAGCTGGAAGGCGAGCCGCGGCTGGGCGAGCCGGTGTTCGACCTGCTGACCGTTATGGCCTAGCCTGCTTTAAAAAAAGAACATCCTGCCGAGCCAGGGCTCAGCAGGATGAATAGGACGCAGGCCGCCAAATCCGGTGGCCGCAAGTCAGCGCAAGGTTACTCTTCTTCCAACTGCTCAAATACGGCTTCCAGCTCGGTGAAGTCGCGCAGGCCGGGCTTAATTTCCTGGCCGCCTTCGAGCACAATGCCGGTGGGCTGCACTTCTTCCACCAGCTGGCGCACGGTCTGGTTCGCGTCGGCAAAGCTGGTGCCCAGCCAGAGCTTGTACATGCGGGCCTGCTGGGTGAGCTGGGCCCGCTGCATGGCCGTCAGCGGCTCGGGCGGCGCCTGGGCCAGCACGAAGCCGGCTACGTGGGCCTGCTGGTCGCGGAAGCGCTTTTCCACGTCCTCGGCCAGCATGTCGGGAATCCACTTGATGAGCTTCAGGGCGGGTACGGCCAGCTGGGCCAGCTCCTCGGGGGTGCGGCGGCGGTGCATCAGCACGTAGTGCAGGCCGCAGCGGCTGGCCAGCTCGTTGATTTCCGGAATGGAGAGGTTATCGAATTCGCCGACGAGCTGCACGCCGGCCACCCAGCCGCTGAGCTCCTGCACCAGGGCCGGCTCCAGGTAGCCGGGCAAGGCCGGGTCGAGGCGGAAGGTGAGGTAATCGGCGCCCATGCCGGCGCAGTAGCGGGCGTCCGACAAGTTATTGATACCGCGCACCAGCACGGAGGTAAGCAAAGGCATGAGGCAGGAGTAAACAGTAAAAAAGAAAGATGCCGCGGTAATATTCGGCATAAAAACTCATAGCGCCGCAACAGTTCAGTAACGCCCCCCCGAAATTGGTAGGCAAACTGGGCCGTGAAATCCAGCCGTTCGGGAAGAGCCGGCCCGGTCGGAACGGCCCCGGGGCCGGGTTTGGCGGGTGGGCTGCGGCCAGCCGGCCCTTACTTGTTACCTTTGCAGAATGGGCGCCGGAAACTTTCGGCCGCACTCTTGGCTTTCAACCAATATGAATACGAATACCTCCGAATCGAAAGGACGCGTCCTGGTCGCCATGAGCGGCGGGATTGACAGCTCGGTTGCCGCAGTGCTGCTGCACGAGCAAGGCTACGAAGTGGTCGGCATGACCATGAAAACCTGGGACTACGCCTCGGCCGGCGGCTCCAAGAAGGAAACCGGCTGCTGCTCGCTCGACAGCATCAACGACGCCCGCCAGATTGCCGTGGAGCTCGGCTTTCCGCACTACATCATCGACATCCGCGACGAGTTCGGCGACTTCGTCATCGACAACTTCACCGAGGAATACCTGGCCGGCCGCACGCCCAACCCCTGCGTGCTCTGCAACACCCACATCAAGTGGGATGCATTGCTGCGCCGCGCCGACCAGCTCGGCTGCCAGTTTATTGCCACCGGCCACTACGCCAACGTGCGCCACGAAAACGGCCGCTACGTGGTCAGCAAGGGCCTGGATGAAAACAAGGACCAGTCGTACGCCCTCTGGGGGGTGTCGCAGGAGAGTTTGGCCCGCACGCTGTTCCCGCTGGGCGGCATGCGCAAAACCGAAATCTACGACGAGGCCCGCCGCCGGGGCTTCACCGAGCTGGTCAACAAGCCCGAGAGCTACGAAATCTGCTTTATCCCCGACAACGACTACCGCGGCTTTCTGCGGCGCCGGGTGGAAGGGCTGGAGGCGCGCGTGGCCGGCGG
Proteins encoded in this region:
- a CDS encoding TonB-dependent receptor, which gives rise to MTLRSPKMLPLAVLLAAAPVLAQAQKTGKTGGKIEDAEIEIVKERVNQLPEATRNFEKIKIDPPAKQAAPVTYTYPDFRLPADRLNPAVRVLSIQQEELAPQTGNYLKGAIGNYGTLYAKAYLHNTRSETASYGLDFSHISSSSGPVDKKNSGSSQTRLGLSGETYNGPVTLGAKLDLGRERYNFYGYNQERRRLPPPTDSLKQVFKRAAAKVYMRNQSADAPFQYDFGLGFNYWADNFKASESNFNVSLRSGYALSEKSRVAVNGDISLISYKDSLKTSRPFLQITPAYELTLDRLALSIGATLGYTGDTIRRASQFNVYPAIRLGYTVTEDKFVVFAGLGGALQRVTMYDLTTENPWLAPNQRVADTHRGPTVYFGFNSTPARALSVNAKVTLANDRNLYFYNNSRRDSTKFDLVYDKKSTQLINVHGELLYNAAEQVRIGFKADYNGYKTHSLAEAFHRPALQTTLFGTYNMYDKLLLGAELYTYSSSYGSGYVRRLSSGRPVGEVVRPTDTVVDLNLRGDYRIMENLSIFALGNNLLGRKYERFLNYPVKGFNVLAGVTYDF
- a CDS encoding HU domain-containing protein, whose translation is MQLSDHIRTLLRDHDCVIIPDFGGLIADYAPAQVHPVRHTLAPPAKRVAFNQSLTRNDGLLVDALSRSLNLTTAQARLQVRDAVARLQAELDQSQRTELPGVGIFRQSAGRGLEFEYTGSQNLLTASYGLPELVSRPIRATDALLARDRQQSAPILAVSRSRRAMKTFRIAATLVITGLILSANYQFASQLGYLPESWKITSSEEQTAAQPAVVEEEQAAPVARQQAALAAHDWDDETPTTRAAEPAAPAAPAVAKPAVSKPKAVATKPVVKTPAATKPAVAVSVAKPAAVKPAVAAASAGTTIKSRTGRSYVIVGAYNTLAHAEKGRMALVNHGHRNARIVMPAPGSRKFRLSAIDYANKAEAQKQLPMLRKHLGSSLWVLNY
- a CDS encoding MotA/TolQ/ExbB proton channel family protein — its product is MTSFLLQVTTAATTATDTAATAANQASEAAAAAGGLSLIDLILKGGWIMVPLFLLSFVSIYIIIERYLTIRRAAVNPDSFMAGIRGLMVKGDLQGAKMLCAQNPSPLARMVEKGIRRIGLPLKEIESSVENVGKIEVARLEKNISILGIIAGIAPMLGFVGTIIGVIKIFYAISTTGDFGIAQISGGLYTKMVTSAAGLIVGIIAHVGYHWLSIMVERLIFRMENSAIEFMDILQDN
- a CDS encoding ExbD/TolR family protein; translation: MDLSRRRKLSSHVETSSMNDIMFFLMLFFLIVSTMVNPNVIKLMLPNARSGKAVMKETINISVDAAGQYFLDRQPVTAATLETALQQRIAGLEAPTVVLRVDSSLNVQKLVDILEIGNRLKVKMVMATQAQQSGGK
- a CDS encoding bifunctional folylpolyglutamate synthase/dihydrofolate synthase, whose translation is MTYPETLAYLYDQLPMFQRVGAAGFKAGLGNTLALAEALGHPERQFKAVHVAGTNGKGSSSNLLAAALQAAGYKVGLYTSPHLREFTERIKLNGQDLDPDYLVQWVAKWRPLFEQIQPSFFEMCVALAYSYFAEQQVDIAVVEVGLGGRLDSTNIITPLVSLITNISFDHQNLLGDTLPLIAAEKAGIIKPGVPAIVSQTQAEVQAVFEHKAREVGAPLQFADARYQTALAQPPAPDAETQLLTVTNSRTAEVQTLEVGLVGDYQRLNVPGVLAVLDELRRQGFTIPETAVQQGLRDVRRLTGFRGRWTILGRQPLLICDTGHNEAGIRFITAQLARLPYRQLHFVLGTVNDKDVTKMLALLPTAATYYFCQANIPRALPATELAERAAALGLHGAVYGPVPAAVAAARAAAAPDDVVFIGGSTFVVAEIEELY
- the trmB gene encoding tRNA (guanosine(46)-N7)-methyltransferase TrmB, producing MGRIKLKRFSDNAERPDIVEPGKATYQQLVGRWKSEFFKNDNPITLEVGCGKGDYTVGLAARYPERNFLGLDIKGDRIWIGSTKAEALGLTNVGFVRMRALDLLDHFGPGELSEIWITFPDPRPRLGDAKRRLTAPRFLDRYQQILQPGGLVHLKTDDEALFDYSLETVQQRPGATVLAHTKDLYASAELLPHAEDIQTHYEKRFRAEGIPIKYLQFRLS
- a CDS encoding maleylpyruvate isomerase family mycothiol-dependent enzyme: MSHPPLPPIPTIHLFPVLDQHLLELLASLSPAQWELPTLAPQWRVRDVALHLLDGNLRTLSMLRDGYFGQQPGGFSYGEIVAFLNQLNADWVRAGQRLSPGVIRWLLAVSGPEYCRYLAGLDPWAPAAFAVAWAGEAESPNWFHIARDYTEKWHHQQQIRQAVGQEQPLLSRELYQPFLATCLRALPYHYRSVPAAPGQVVAFTITGEAQKTWYLRRAVNAWELEQQYSGPLSASVTIDGAVAWRLFTKSLPREVAQAYMQLEGEPRLGEPVFDLLTVMA
- a CDS encoding beta/alpha barrel domain-containing protein — translated: MPLLTSVLVRGINNLSDARYCAGMGADYLTFRLDPALPGYLEPALVQELSGWVAGVQLVGEFDNLSIPEINELASRCGLHYVLMHRRRTPEELAQLAVPALKLIKWIPDMLAEDVEKRFRDQQAHVAGFVLAQAPPEPLTAMQRAQLTQQARMYKLWLGTSFADANQTVRQLVEEVQPTGIVLEGGQEIKPGLRDFTELEAVFEQLEEE
- the mnmA gene encoding tRNA 2-thiouridine(34) synthase MnmA — protein: MNTNTSESKGRVLVAMSGGIDSSVAAVLLHEQGYEVVGMTMKTWDYASAGGSKKETGCCSLDSINDARQIAVELGFPHYIIDIRDEFGDFVIDNFTEEYLAGRTPNPCVLCNTHIKWDALLRRADQLGCQFIATGHYANVRHENGRYVVSKGLDENKDQSYALWGVSQESLARTLFPLGGMRKTEIYDEARRRGFTELVNKPESYEICFIPDNDYRGFLRRRVEGLEARVAGGEFVLRDGTVLGHHEGYPFYTIGQRKGLGIALGFPAYVTEIRPDTNQVVLGNFDELASTTTYVGKLNMGKLASLEGRGLVPATTKVRYNHNGSPALLEQVGDKIRVYFEEAVHAITPGQAAVFYDGNDVLGGGWIERHTIAEVPERTFSTATL